The DNA region GGTGAACCGGCCCCGGCCCCGGGCCAGGTCGTGGCCGACCGCGACGGCCTCCATCTCGTACTGCAGGCGGGGGTTGCCGTCGCCGTCGACCCAGTCTCGGGTGTAGAGCCGGCCGACGACCACGACCGGGTCGCCGAGCATCACCGAGGAGGCGACCCCTTCGGCGAGCTTGCGCCAGCAGTTCACCCGCACCCGCAGGCTGTTGCCGTCGACCCACCGGTTGTTCTCCCGGTCGAGGCGGCGGGCGGTCGAGGCGACCTTGAAGTTGGCGACCAGGGTGTTGGTCTGGGTGGTCCGCCGCCACTCCGGCGTGGTCAGCACATTGCCGACAACCGTTACGTACGTATCGAACATCGCATCTCCGTAGGGGTTCGTGGGCTGGGTCGAGTCGACTCGGCACCCAGCCTCGCCCCGCACCGGAAGTGCGACCAGCGGCTACCATCGCGGCTGTGGACAACGCCTGCGGTTGTGGACAATCAGCGCGCGGCACAGTGGATCTGCTATGGGCGGGCGTCAGCCGTGCGTGTCCGGCCCGGCGTGGCTGATCGTCACCCGGACCGCCACCCGCTTGTCCCGGCGCATCGCCGCCCGGTAGTCGTCCCAGTCGGGGTGCTCGCCGGAGATCCGCCGGTAATAGTCGATCAGTACATCGAGGGCGTCCGGCAGCGCCACCACCTCGGCGGTGCCGTCGATCTGCACCCAGTCGCCGAAGAACCGGTCGGTGGTCACGCAGAAGGTCACCTGCGGGTCGCGGCGCAGATTCCGTACCTTGGCGGCGCCCTCCCTGGTGCTGACCAGGACCCGGCCGTCATCGTCGACGGCGACCAGCACCGGACTGGTCTGCAACCGCCCGTCGGCGTGCCGGGTGATCATGACCGCCCGGTGGTTGGTCCGCAGGAACGCCGCCGCCCGTTCGAACTCCATGTCCGCCTCCTCCGTGTCACGCGCCGCCCTCCGCCAAGGACGTGTCGCCTCACGATTGTGCGACGCCGGGCCCGCCCTACCCGCAGGTAACCCATCGGCGGTACGGTCGAGATCGTGCAGCCTGACATTCTCGGACCGCCGTACGAGCAGCAGGTCATCGAGCTGGACCCGGACGACGAAGGCCGGGTCGTCGCGACCCTGGTCCGCCGCCGCGCCGACCGCCCCGCCGGGCGTGCGGTGCTGTACCTGCACGGCTTCATCGACTACTTCTTCCAGACCCACCTGGCCGATCACTTCGTCCGTGGCGGCTGGGACTTCTACGCCCTCGACCTGCGCAAGTACGGCCGCAGTCTGCTACCGCACCAGACCCCCAACTTCTGCCGCGACCTCAGCGACTACTTCCCCGAACTCGATGCCGCCGCCCGGATCATCCGGGAACAGGACGGCAACGAGACGCTGCTGGTCAACGGCCACTCCACCGGCGGGCTGATCGCCGCCATCTGGGCCGACGCCCGCGCCAGCCAGGGCGTCGCCCCGGACGGACTGTTCCTCAACAGCCCGTTCTTCGACCTCAACGCCCCCTGGCTGGTCCGCCGGCCGCTGGCGGCGGCCGTCCGCCGCCTCACCCACCGCACGCCCTACCGCGTCGTCCCGGTCGGGCTCTCCGGGGTGTACGGGCAGAGCGTGCACGCCTCCCAACGGGGTGAATGGGACTACGACCTGGCGTGGAAGCCACTGGCCGGCTTCCCGGTACGGGCCGGCTGGCTGGCCGCGATCCAACGCGCCCAACGGCAGTTGCGCGCCGGACTGCAGATCACCGCGCCGGTCCTGCTGGCCTGCTCGTCCCGCTCCTACCGCAGCCGGCGGTGGCACGACGCGGCCACCCTCGCCGACGCGGTCCTCGACGTCGAACACATGGCCCGCTGGGCACCACGGCTCGGCCGGCACGTCACCGTCGTACGCATCGACGGCGGCCTGCACGACCTGACCCTCTCCCGCCAACCGGCCCGCGACGAGCTGTTCAGCGAACTGGACCGCTGGCTGCGGGCGTACTTCACCAGCGAACCGAGCGGCCCCGACCCCGCCCAGCCGGTCGAGGCCCGACGGCCGGTCGATCGCGGCCTGCCGGAAACCGACTGACCAGGGAACCGACCCCGCCGACACCACCCATGCCGGCTTCGTGGCCACTCGTCACGACCACCAGCGGCCACTACTATGTGCACGCCAGCCGAAGATCGCCGCGCGCCCGTAGCTCAGCGGATAGAGCAGGGGACTTCTAATCCCAAGGTCGTAGGTTCGAACCCTACCGGGCGCACCACCACCACCGCAGGTCACGGCGTTGACGACCACCCCGGTCACGGTCGAGAACCACCCCGTACAGCCATTCGTACAGCCATCAGCCGAACAGGTGCCGCGCGGCCTCGTCGACCGCCGCCCGCTCGATCTCCGGGGTCGGCCGCCGCCGCGATCCGGGCTGCCGACTGCCCCGCCCTACCCTGACCGGATGAGCACCAACGGCGAGCTGAGCCCGTCAGCCAGCACCGACGGCTGGGTTCTCACTACGAATGTCCGCGCCCTGATCGAGTCGCTCGCCGGGCTGGTTCGCTACGAGGCCGACGACTGGGACTGGGACGCCATCGCATCCGGACTCGACGCCACCGACACCGACGACCCGCACGGATGGTACGACTATCCGCTCATCGGCACCAGCGCACTCCGCCTGGAGCTGGCCAACGACCCCGGCTCCACGATTACCTCGGTACGGATCCGTCACCCGGCCGGCGAGGCCCTGACCGCCCGCATCGATACCATCTTGTCGATGCTGGCTCGCTATCGAGTCACCTCATGAGTACCCGGCCGAGCCGGGTTGTCGGCCCGAGATCAGGGCGTCTTCAGGGCGTCAGATAATGACTACCATTGACGACGGGGAATCAGCTCAACGCCTTGATCGGCGTACGAGTGCGATGCTGGGAGGCATGCAACACGAGGAGCTGACTGAGTTCGACGTGACCGAGGACGAGTTCGACGCCATGCTGGCTGACAGTGACCCTGCTCGGGTAGCCGGCCCGCTCGACGATCCCGAAGACCCGGCTAGGCAGCGCAGGGCGAGCTGAGGCGGCCCAACGCGAAAATCGGTGGACCTGCCCGCCAGAGACGCCTACGGTTCGAGTCAGCAACACGCAACGACCATCGGGACGAGCACGCCAAAGGGGCAGCCATGAGGAAGCCGGAGATGCGGCGAGAGCGACGGATGTCGCTCGGTCTGCTGCACCGCCCTCGTGGCCGACTTGCCTTGTCGGCCGCCGTGGCCGACCGCCGCCGCTGACCGACTGAGACGACACGACGCCGCGCCGAGTCCAGCGGTCGCCAGCTGGCCGCCTGCATGACGTCCCGCCACTCGTCGCCGGACCCTCGCCCGGCAATTTCCTTCAGTAGCGACGCGCCACGTGCCCGTGGTGGAACCGGTAGACACGCCGCGCTCAGAACGCGGTGCCGCAAGGCATGGGAGTTCGACTCTCCCCGGGCACACGACACTGGCAGTGCCGGCAGCACCGACCAGCACGCCCTCGTAGCTCAGTGGACAGAGCACGTGATTACGAATCACGGGGTCGGACGTTCGAATCGTCCCGGGGGCACACACCCAGCACTTCGACCCGCTCAGCCGCGAACGTCAGCGGCGCCCAGGCTAGGGCCTGGCGGACGTCGACTGGGCACCCTGCCAGCGCGGACGTCGGCCGGCAGTCACGGACCGAGGTTGCTGACGCGGACCTGTCATTGCCTATTGACGTGGTCGTAACACGTGACCTACGTTCTGTCGAACCGCTTCGTCGAAGCGATTCGACGAAGGTCACCGAGCCCGTCCATCCGGCCACCGGCCGGGTGAACCGGGCCCGACGCGACACGCAGGGAGGTGTCCGATGGCCACCATGCAGGACGTCGCACGCCTCGCTCAGGTGTCGGCCAGCACGGTGTCGTACGTGCTCACCGGCACCCGGCCGATCTCCCCGGCGACCCGCGACAAGGTGCTGGCCGCCATGGCCCAGCTCGGCTACCAGCCCAACGCGATGGCCCGTGGGCTGGCCAGCCGGCGCAGCCGGATCCTCGGCCTGCTGATGCCGATGGACGAGCGGGGGCTCGGCGCCACCGAGACCGCGTTCG from Solwaraspora sp. WMMD791 includes:
- a CDS encoding PPOX class F420-dependent oxidoreductase is translated as MEFERAAAFLRTNHRAVMITRHADGRLQTSPVLVAVDDDGRVLVSTREGAAKVRNLRRDPQVTFCVTTDRFFGDWVQIDGTAEVVALPDALDVLIDYYRRISGEHPDWDDYRAAMRRDKRVAVRVTISHAGPDTHG
- a CDS encoding alpha/beta hydrolase — its product is MQPDILGPPYEQQVIELDPDDEGRVVATLVRRRADRPAGRAVLYLHGFIDYFFQTHLADHFVRGGWDFYALDLRKYGRSLLPHQTPNFCRDLSDYFPELDAAARIIREQDGNETLLVNGHSTGGLIAAIWADARASQGVAPDGLFLNSPFFDLNAPWLVRRPLAAAVRRLTHRTPYRVVPVGLSGVYGQSVHASQRGEWDYDLAWKPLAGFPVRAGWLAAIQRAQRQLRAGLQITAPVLLACSSRSYRSRRWHDAATLADAVLDVEHMARWAPRLGRHVTVVRIDGGLHDLTLSRQPARDELFSELDRWLRAYFTSEPSGPDPAQPVEARRPVDRGLPETD